From one Tetragenococcus osmophilus genomic stretch:
- a CDS encoding APC family permease, producing the protein MEVFRKRPIEKNSTNVLKRELKLKDLIMLGIGAIIGTGIFVVTGQASANYAGPASMISFIIAALVVVLNGICFAEFASRVPVSGGPYSYMYVVFGELTAWIAGWLLICQYMLAVSSVAAGWSGYFQGFLSSVGVGLPQALTAGYNPEEGTYIDLIAGLVMILITLWVTQEAKKALRLNNAMVWVKFGVIILFVAVGVFFVQPENWQPYMPFGMQGVFNGAALVFFAFLGFDSISMAAEEVENPRRDVPRGIIGSILIATILYVIVTLILTGIVPFSQLGVADPVAFAMRYINQGFTGSVISVGTILTLLTVTISMLYSLARLIYSISKDGLLPKFLQQIDNKHRTPKNATFVAGAFGLFFAAAFPLNILAELTNITALTCLALMALGVIRLRKMLGEPKKGEFKVPFVPLLPIISVISCVFLMLQLDKVTWTVFIIALLLGLLIYFGYGYKHSDLNEKRS; encoded by the coding sequence ATGGAAGTTTTCCGGAAAAGGCCGATAGAAAAGAATTCGACCAATGTATTAAAACGAGAATTAAAATTAAAAGACTTAATTATGCTAGGGATCGGCGCGATTATCGGTACTGGTATATTTGTTGTAACCGGGCAAGCTTCAGCGAATTATGCTGGGCCAGCTTCCATGATTTCCTTTATTATCGCAGCTTTAGTAGTTGTTTTAAACGGAATTTGTTTTGCTGAGTTTGCTTCACGAGTGCCTGTATCCGGAGGGCCTTATAGTTACATGTATGTTGTCTTCGGTGAATTGACAGCTTGGATAGCCGGCTGGCTCTTGATTTGTCAATATATGCTTGCTGTTTCTTCTGTTGCTGCTGGTTGGTCCGGATATTTCCAAGGATTTTTGAGCAGTGTGGGGGTTGGATTGCCTCAAGCATTAACTGCTGGTTACAATCCAGAGGAAGGTACATATATTGATTTAATCGCTGGGTTAGTTATGATACTGATTACTCTATGGGTTACCCAAGAAGCTAAAAAAGCTTTGCGACTTAATAATGCTATGGTTTGGGTGAAATTTGGTGTTATTATTTTGTTCGTTGCTGTGGGCGTATTTTTTGTTCAGCCAGAAAATTGGCAACCATATATGCCTTTTGGAATGCAAGGCGTCTTTAACGGAGCGGCTTTAGTATTCTTTGCCTTTTTAGGTTTTGATTCTATTTCAATGGCTGCCGAAGAAGTCGAAAATCCACGTAGAGATGTGCCACGAGGAATTATTGGTTCTATTTTAATTGCTACGATTTTATATGTCATTGTGACGCTTATTTTAACGGGGATTGTTCCATTTTCTCAATTAGGTGTTGCTGATCCGGTGGCTTTTGCTATGCGTTATATCAATCAAGGGTTTACTGGTTCTGTAATTTCGGTCGGAACAATTTTAACATTACTTACTGTAACTATTTCAATGCTTTATTCTTTAGCAAGGCTTATTTATTCTATTAGTAAAGATGGGCTATTACCCAAATTTTTACAACAAATTGATAATAAACATCGTACGCCAAAGAACGCAACTTTTGTTGCTGGAGCTTTCGGGTTGTTCTTTGCTGCAGCTTTTCCTTTAAATATTTTGGCTGAATTAACCAATATTACAGCTTTGACTTGTCTAGCTTTGATGGCTCTTGGTGTGATTCGCTTACGAAAAATGCTAGGAGAGCCAAAAAAAGGGGAATTTAAAGTACCATTTGTCCCGTTATTACCGATCATTTCGGTAATCTCTTGTGTCTTTTTAATGTTACAATTAGATAAAGTCACTTGGACAGTCTTTATTATTGCCTTGCTTTTAGGTTTACTCATTTATTTTGGATATGGTTATAAACATAGTGATTTGAACGAAAAAAGGAGCTGA